The Corticium candelabrum chromosome 18, ooCorCand1.1, whole genome shotgun sequence genome includes a region encoding these proteins:
- the LOC134193883 gene encoding atrophin-1-like isoform X2: MVVLAESKPLTARQKAAVRLLILKEREKNRIESEKKAANERKEEVGEGSDGVRVEKECTKVDEESGEKEAQQSAEEKRRSKQETIEQIKKELSHLESRLDELQKEKHQMFLQLKKVLHEDEKRRQDLAERPLEHQPSIESVSDQQEFISADFGPRTPPEPPPHSPGEPEISPLKPPLPPLPPVSASPPGPPPKKLTLNLSIEQDSDSHSNQEATTMDISPQPTTSSYNPPQSTPVLSTPSFSSRSFIQQSPHTQPPFAFYQAFNSGAGFLLSSNSPSLTPQPHMSASAQQSQSQLRHLLQQPLNMLHTPVAHHLPISHPASLFPVSPSALRPGGLLNFVTERQQKQQQQHLQAPSLSSTSPRVPLQRTPSLMSLQPRQSHGAYITSHRDAPYPPQIPSDIRGAGILGEHGRSQRFPQSMYGSGATSYHPVRQPSQHQQSGPYHKQYSIRRSSYPYY; this comes from the exons ATGGTAGTTTTGGCAGAAAGTAAACCTCTAACGGCCCGTCAGAAGGCAGCAGTACGTCTTCTCATACTCAAAGAACGCGAAAAGAATCGCATTG agagtgagaagaaagcagcaaaTGAGAGGAAGGAAGAAGTCGGGGAAGGCAGCGATGGAGTGCGTGTAGAGAAGGAATGCACGAAGGTTGATGAGGAATCGGGTGAGAAGGAGGCACAACAGTCTGCAGAAGAGAAACGTCGCTCCAAACAAGAAACTATCGAGCAGATCAAGAAGGAA CTGTCTCATTTGGAATCTCGCTTGGATGAGCTGCAGAAGGAAAAACATCAAATGTTCTTGCAATTGAAGAAG GTGTTACATGAGGATGAGAAGAGAAGACAAGATCTCGCTGAAAG GCCATTGGAACATCAACCTTCGATTGAAAGTGTTTCTGATCAGCAGGAGTTTATATCT GCAGACTTTGGCCCTCGAACTCCACCTGAGCCACCACCTCATTCTCCAGGTGAACCAGAAATCTCTCCTCTGAAGCCTCCACTTCCTCCTCTCCCACCAGTCTCCGCATCTCCACCTGGACCACCTCCCAAGAAACTCACACTCAACTTAAGCATCGAACAAGACAGTGACAGTCATTCGAACCAAGAAGCCACCACAATGGACATCTCACCACAACCGACTACCTCTTCATATAATCCACCACAATCCACTCCCGTCTTGTCCACCCCGTCTTTTTCCAGTCGATCGTTCATTCAACagtcaccacacacacaaccaccgTTTGCATTCTATCAAGCGTTTAATTCGGGTGCTGGCTTTCTCTTATCATCTAACAGTCCCAGTCTTACACCACAACCTCACATGTCAGCCTCAGCTCAACAGAGTCAGAGTCAACTACGACACCTTCTCCAGCAGCCACTCAATATGCTGCACACTCCTGTGGCTCACCATTTACCCATATCTCATCCTGCTAGTCTGTTTCCTGTCTCGCCGTCGGCATTAAGGCCTGGTGGACTCTTGAATTTTGTAACGGAGCGGCAACagaagcagcaacagcagcatcTTCAAGCACCTTCACTTTCATCAACTAGTCCTCGAGTGCCACTTCAACGAACTCCATCTCTCATGTCTTTGCAGCCAAGACAAAGTCAT GGTGCATACATTACAAGCCACAGAGATGCTCCATATC CTCCACAAATTCCATCTGACATAAGAGGTGCAGGAATTTTGGGAGAGCACGGTCGCAGCCAGAGGTTTCCACAGTCGATGTATGGTAGCGGGGCAACGAGCTATCACCCAGTACGACAGCCATCACAACACCAGCAGTCAGGCCCATATCATAAGCAGTACAGCATCCGCAGATCAAGCTATCCATACTACTAG
- the LOC134193883 gene encoding atrophin-1-like isoform X1 gives MVVLAESKPLTARQKAAVRLLILKEREKNRIESEKKAANERKEEVGEGSDGVRVEKECTKVDEESGEKEAQQSAEEKRRSKQETIEQIKKELSHLESRLDELQKEKHQMFLQLKKVLHEDEKRRQDLAERPLEHQPSIESVSDQQEFISADFGPRTPPEPPPHSPGEPEISPLKPPLPPLPPVSASPPGPPPKKLTLNLSIEQDSDSHSNQEATTMDISPQPTTSSYNPPQSTPVLSTPSFSSRSFIQQSPHTQPPFAFYQAFNSGAGFLLSSNSPSLTPQPHMSASAQQSQSQLRHLLQQPLNMLHTPVAHHLPISHPASLFPVSPSALRPGGLLNFVTERQQKQQQQHLQAPSLSSTSPRVPLQRTPSLMSLQPRQSHVQGAYITSHRDAPYPPQIPSDIRGAGILGEHGRSQRFPQSMYGSGATSYHPVRQPSQHQQSGPYHKQYSIRRSSYPYY, from the exons ATGGTAGTTTTGGCAGAAAGTAAACCTCTAACGGCCCGTCAGAAGGCAGCAGTACGTCTTCTCATACTCAAAGAACGCGAAAAGAATCGCATTG agagtgagaagaaagcagcaaaTGAGAGGAAGGAAGAAGTCGGGGAAGGCAGCGATGGAGTGCGTGTAGAGAAGGAATGCACGAAGGTTGATGAGGAATCGGGTGAGAAGGAGGCACAACAGTCTGCAGAAGAGAAACGTCGCTCCAAACAAGAAACTATCGAGCAGATCAAGAAGGAA CTGTCTCATTTGGAATCTCGCTTGGATGAGCTGCAGAAGGAAAAACATCAAATGTTCTTGCAATTGAAGAAG GTGTTACATGAGGATGAGAAGAGAAGACAAGATCTCGCTGAAAG GCCATTGGAACATCAACCTTCGATTGAAAGTGTTTCTGATCAGCAGGAGTTTATATCT GCAGACTTTGGCCCTCGAACTCCACCTGAGCCACCACCTCATTCTCCAGGTGAACCAGAAATCTCTCCTCTGAAGCCTCCACTTCCTCCTCTCCCACCAGTCTCCGCATCTCCACCTGGACCACCTCCCAAGAAACTCACACTCAACTTAAGCATCGAACAAGACAGTGACAGTCATTCGAACCAAGAAGCCACCACAATGGACATCTCACCACAACCGACTACCTCTTCATATAATCCACCACAATCCACTCCCGTCTTGTCCACCCCGTCTTTTTCCAGTCGATCGTTCATTCAACagtcaccacacacacaaccaccgTTTGCATTCTATCAAGCGTTTAATTCGGGTGCTGGCTTTCTCTTATCATCTAACAGTCCCAGTCTTACACCACAACCTCACATGTCAGCCTCAGCTCAACAGAGTCAGAGTCAACTACGACACCTTCTCCAGCAGCCACTCAATATGCTGCACACTCCTGTGGCTCACCATTTACCCATATCTCATCCTGCTAGTCTGTTTCCTGTCTCGCCGTCGGCATTAAGGCCTGGTGGACTCTTGAATTTTGTAACGGAGCGGCAACagaagcagcaacagcagcatcTTCAAGCACCTTCACTTTCATCAACTAGTCCTCGAGTGCCACTTCAACGAACTCCATCTCTCATGTCTTTGCAGCCAAGACAAAGTCATGTACAG GGTGCATACATTACAAGCCACAGAGATGCTCCATATC CTCCACAAATTCCATCTGACATAAGAGGTGCAGGAATTTTGGGAGAGCACGGTCGCAGCCAGAGGTTTCCACAGTCGATGTATGGTAGCGGGGCAACGAGCTATCACCCAGTACGACAGCCATCACAACACCAGCAGTCAGGCCCATATCATAAGCAGTACAGCATCCGCAGATCAAGCTATCCATACTACTAG
- the LOC134194058 gene encoding endoplasmic reticulum resident protein 44-like isoform X1, which translates to MTASYVVTICILATQWSLPQVEAEATPLTNDNYDSFSSTNSFVFINFYADWCRFSQMLMPVWNQLADKIKTDYPERVVIGKVNCETEGPLAQKFGVTKYPTMKLVRHSRIARKEYRGQRSLDALVSFVQQQMADPVQRFESISDLKSKATKRSVIGYFGEEVSNEYLMFKTLADELRDHCQFFAGFGDVVADERQDGLDAVIYRDALSDDLMYTSSITDLVSLRQWALSACIPLVREITFENAEELTEEGLPFLLLFHSPDDKQSPRIFREKVEQEVKHEKDQVNFLVADGHKFAHPLSHLGKTTRDLPVLAIDSFRHMYLFPNFDDIHQPRRLQQFIDDLKSGKLHREFHHGPDPVQATEPPSQKEEEAKNSEEQEKPVSGEARKPQPRKREAEEAPPPHYDHESPPESQFKKIRPSGNRYTLLRDEL; encoded by the exons atGACTGCCTCGTACGTCGTCACCATCTGTATTCTT GCCACGCAGTGGTCGCTTCCACAAGTCGAAGCGGAAGCAACGCCATTAACCAACGATAACTACGATTCCTTCTCAT CAACTAACAGTTTTGTGTTTATCAATTTCTACGCTGACTG GTGCCGATTCAGTCAGATGTTGATGCCCGTTTGGAACCAGTTGGCGGACAAGATAAAAACCGATTATCCC GAGAGAGTTGTTATTGGTAAAGTAAACTGTGAAACGGAAG GCCCACTCGCTCAGAAATTTGGTGTGACAAAATATCCGACAATGAAACTTGTCAGACATAGCAGA ATCGCTCGTAAAGAATACAGAGGACAG AGATCACTTGATGCTTTAGTGTCATTCGTTCAGCAGCAAATGGCTGATCCTGTTCAAAGATTTGAGTCAATAAGTGATCTAAAATCAAAA GCGACTAAGCGATCTGTGATTGGCTACTTTGGTGAAGAGGTATCGAACGAATATCTTATGTTCAAGACG TTGGCCGATGAACTGAGAGATCATTGTCAGTTCTTTGCAGGATTTGG TGATGTGGTAGCTGATGAGAGGCAGGATGGTCTGGATGCTGTTATTTATCGAGACGCGTTG TCTGATGATCTGATGTACACCTCATCTATCACTGACCTTGTATCTCTACGACAATGGGCATTAAGTGCATGCATTCCTCTGGTCAGAGAAATTACGTTTGAGAATGCAGAG GAACTGACGGAGGAAGGGTTGCCATTTCTCTTACTCTTTCATTCTCCTGATGACAAACAGAGTCCACGCATATTTAGAGAGAAAGTTGAACAGGAAGTTAAACATGAGAAAG ATCAGGTAAACTTTTTGGTAGCCGATGGCCACAAGTTTGCTCATCCTTTGAGTCATTTGGGaaagacaactaga GATCTACCTGTATTGGCCATTGATAGTTTCAGACATATGTACTTGTTTCCCAACTTTGATGATATTCA TCAACCAAGACGACTTCAACAGTTTATTGATGATTTGAAGTCTGGCAAGCTACATCGAGAATTCCATCATGGTCCAGATCCT GTACAGGCAACAGAACCGCCTTCTCAAAAAGAAGAAGAGGCGAAAAATTCTGAAGAGCAAGAAAAACCAGTTAGTGGAGAAGCCCGAAAACCTCAACCTCGTAAACGGGAGGCAGAAGAAGCTCCTCCACCACATTATGACCATGAGAGTCCACCTGAGAGCCAATTTAAAAAGATTAGACCGAGTGGGAATCGTTACACGTTGCTACGTGACGAACTTTAG
- the LOC134194058 gene encoding endoplasmic reticulum resident protein 44-like isoform X2, which translates to MTASYVVTICILATQWSLPQVEAEATPLTNDNYDSFSSTNSFVFINFYADWCRFSQMLMPVWNQLADKIKTDYPERVVIGKVNCETEGPLAQKFGVTKYPTMKLVRHSRIARKEYRGQRSLDALVSFVQQQMADPVQRFESISDLKSKATKRSVIGYFGEEVSNEYLMFKTLADELRDHCQFFAGFGDVVADERQDGLDAVIYRDALSDDLMYTSSITDLVSLRQWALSACIPLVREITFENAEELTEEGLPFLLLFHSPDDKQSPRIFREKVEQEVKHEKDQVNFLVADGHKFAHPLSHLGKTTRDLPVLAIDSFRHMYLFPNFDDIHQPRRLQQFIDDLKSGKLHREFHHGPDPATEPPSQKEEEAKNSEEQEKPVSGEARKPQPRKREAEEAPPPHYDHESPPESQFKKIRPSGNRYTLLRDEL; encoded by the exons atGACTGCCTCGTACGTCGTCACCATCTGTATTCTT GCCACGCAGTGGTCGCTTCCACAAGTCGAAGCGGAAGCAACGCCATTAACCAACGATAACTACGATTCCTTCTCAT CAACTAACAGTTTTGTGTTTATCAATTTCTACGCTGACTG GTGCCGATTCAGTCAGATGTTGATGCCCGTTTGGAACCAGTTGGCGGACAAGATAAAAACCGATTATCCC GAGAGAGTTGTTATTGGTAAAGTAAACTGTGAAACGGAAG GCCCACTCGCTCAGAAATTTGGTGTGACAAAATATCCGACAATGAAACTTGTCAGACATAGCAGA ATCGCTCGTAAAGAATACAGAGGACAG AGATCACTTGATGCTTTAGTGTCATTCGTTCAGCAGCAAATGGCTGATCCTGTTCAAAGATTTGAGTCAATAAGTGATCTAAAATCAAAA GCGACTAAGCGATCTGTGATTGGCTACTTTGGTGAAGAGGTATCGAACGAATATCTTATGTTCAAGACG TTGGCCGATGAACTGAGAGATCATTGTCAGTTCTTTGCAGGATTTGG TGATGTGGTAGCTGATGAGAGGCAGGATGGTCTGGATGCTGTTATTTATCGAGACGCGTTG TCTGATGATCTGATGTACACCTCATCTATCACTGACCTTGTATCTCTACGACAATGGGCATTAAGTGCATGCATTCCTCTGGTCAGAGAAATTACGTTTGAGAATGCAGAG GAACTGACGGAGGAAGGGTTGCCATTTCTCTTACTCTTTCATTCTCCTGATGACAAACAGAGTCCACGCATATTTAGAGAGAAAGTTGAACAGGAAGTTAAACATGAGAAAG ATCAGGTAAACTTTTTGGTAGCCGATGGCCACAAGTTTGCTCATCCTTTGAGTCATTTGGGaaagacaactaga GATCTACCTGTATTGGCCATTGATAGTTTCAGACATATGTACTTGTTTCCCAACTTTGATGATATTCA TCAACCAAGACGACTTCAACAGTTTATTGATGATTTGAAGTCTGGCAAGCTACATCGAGAATTCCATCATGGTCCAGATCCT GCAACAGAACCGCCTTCTCAAAAAGAAGAAGAGGCGAAAAATTCTGAAGAGCAAGAAAAACCAGTTAGTGGAGAAGCCCGAAAACCTCAACCTCGTAAACGGGAGGCAGAAGAAGCTCCTCCACCACATTATGACCATGAGAGTCCACCTGAGAGCCAATTTAAAAAGATTAGACCGAGTGGGAATCGTTACACGTTGCTACGTGACGAACTTTAG
- the LOC134193926 gene encoding cysteine proteinase 3-like, translating into MLLLTFFFTVLSLSQCELNFNSLPSEVDWRDKGVVPPVTNQGAMGCSSNIVATEAIESSNAIRTGHLVSLSTAEIASCCSANCTLSGVAIFDCIAKRDGLCLESEYPRVTDRCESDRCKPFAIVTGGVPVPRGDEKALAEAVAKQPVVAAIDVTNAFMSYRDGVFVDQLCSQSKLNHMVLVVGYGTDNQGVEYWIVMNSWGKEWGMNGFVLMARNRDNMCGIASDASYPLC; encoded by the exons ATGTTGCTGTTGACTTTCTTCTTTACTGTTCTAAGCTTGTCACAGTGTGAACTCAACTTCAACTCACTTCCCTCTGAAGTCGACTGGAGAGACAAGGGCGTTGTTCCTCCCGTCACTAATCAAGGAGCAATGGGCTGCTCTTCGAATATCGTAGCTACAGAGGCTATTGAGAGCTCCAATGCTATTCGCACTGGTCATCTCGTCTCCCTCAGTACCGCAGAAATCGCGTCTTGCTGCTCAGCAAACTGCACACTATCAGGCGTCGCAATTTTCGACTGCATTGC CAAACGTGACGGCTTGTGTTTGGAAAGTGAGTATCCTCGCGTTACAGACCGCTGTGAGAGCGACCGCTGCAAGCCTTTTGCGATCGTCACCGGGGGAGTTCCGGTACCGCGGGGAGACGAAAAAGCTCTTGCAGAGGCGGTAGCAAAGCAACCGGTCGTCGCAGCTATTGACGTCACGAACGCATTTATGAGCTACAGAGACGGAGTGTTTGTTGATCAATTGTGCTCACAATCGAAATTGAACCACATGGTACTTGTGGTCGGATACGGTACCGACAATCAAGGAGTCGAGTATTGGATTGTGATGAACAGTTGGG GCAAGGAATGGGGAATGAACGGATTTGTGCTAATGGCCCGCAATAGAGACAACATGTGCGGTATTGCATCAGACGCCAGTTATCCCTTGTGTTAA
- the LOC134193925 gene encoding uncharacterized protein LOC134193925 isoform X2, with the protein MNSVDVQAGDLVRELARERQLRLEAERTARDLRIECDRFKVKIQETQKSFDKIHSALEKRSQDRLQIDTLKQEKEIQQQAYEINLSRLREQIKLLESQKATLQMQLEEQRFRPPVDGDRERSQLLLRIARLERGNSQLMNDMTTQRHQFDKCLDKFATQVTQALMEQKSLKRENNELHRRNAELVQMISCREGRLSRSSQDFSADLVNSIRTAQFDRLNGHPDANHPPGRFPKLESLPRRTFVTPPRRPPPKLKLRGSSEDVHGGSVKMKSPVGVPTPHSPGAGGVLPMRRVQSDQTPSLNDSDGRDNDNAYCVQMMHRTESIDSLSSECSDVPVINYWEMYQERQQRTVIPESLRQYGNTQRSNSENHTSGVMVDTQVAVNSRDVMNKSNFGSISPHGRDEASRFPAKAESITDLSDPATRAKMLDAMLGSQSDDEDFSEPSDRDQKNDADSATFETRDEFEYLRCIRRRNLETLPQHPSVIKFSEQNGFLRYGADERSAIKRFEFLQDLLSDCEPVVTDAESSDDERSPKSSLGSMEKLETSSASTIDADPSPKRSLSSERIGQLLNGMSGRTFLSYSQPNINETANCEKKVSKVAVMSKHATSLTTVVENGQSRSTRSPPSQAPLSPSRLSYLLSRQKSPSPQRVVGEVSYGVTIRDNRAAQRLSLSPGEQPLDFTPVNTPEPPRRSSSRSTLI; encoded by the exons ATGAACTCTGTGGACGTGCAG GCTGGCGACTTGGTGCGAGAGCTAGCAAGAGAGCGACAGCTCAGGCTTGAGGCTGAACGCACTGCGAGGGACTTGAGGATCGAATGTGACAG GTTCAAGGTGAAGATACAAGAAACTCAGAAGAGTTTTGACAA AATTCACTCGGCCTTGGAAAAGAGGAGCCAAGATCGCCTGCAGATTGATACTTTGAAGCAGGAAAAAGAAATCCAACAACAGGCTTATGAG ATCAATTTATCTCGATTGAGGGAACAAATCAAACTGCTCGAATCTCAGAAAGCGACATTGCAGATGCAGCTCGAGGAACAGAGATTCAGGCCACCTGTTGATGGAGACAGAGAGAGATCTCAGCTCCTCTTGAGAATTGCTCGATTAGAG AGAGGAAATTCTCAGTTGATGAACGACATGACAACACAACGTCATCAATTTGACAAGTGTCTTGACAAG TTTGCTACGCAAGTTACTCAGGCACTTATGGAGCAAAAG AGCTTGAAACGAGAAAATAATGAACTTCACAGAAGGAATGCTGAACTTGTCCAAATGATCAGCTGTCGAGAAGGTCGTCTTAGCCGATCATCTCAG GATTTTAGTGCTGATTTAGTTAACAGCATCAGAACTGCTCAGTTTGATCGTTTGAATGGACATCCTGATGCAAACCATCCTCCTGGTCGTTTTCCCAAGTTGGAGAGTCTTCCTCGACGCACATTTGTTACGCCTCCACGTCGTCCTCCTCCAAAG CTAAAGTTGCGTGGTTCAAGTGAGGATGTTCATGGAGGTTCCGTAAAGATGAAG TCTCCAGTGGGTGTACCTACTCCACATAGTCCTGGTGCTGGAGGTGTTCTGCCTATGCGGAGAGTCCAAAGTGACCAAACACCCAGTCTGAATGATTCTGATGGTAGAGACAATGACAATGCATATTGTGTACAAATGATG CATCGGACTGAGAGCATCGACTCCTTGTCATCAGAATGTTCTGATGTCCCAGTCATCAACTATTGGGAGATGTATCAAGAGCGACAGCAGAGAACAGTCATTCCTGAGAGTTTACGTCAATACGGCAAT ACTCAGAGAAGCAACAGTGAGAATCATACATCTGGGGTGATGGTAGACACGCAGGTTGCAGTCAATAGTAGG GACGTAATGAATAAGAGCAACTTTGGGTCTATCTCTCCGCACGGTCGTGATGAAGCAAGCCGGTTTCCAGCTAAAGCAGAAAGTATCACAGATCTCTCAGATCCTGCT ACTCGTGCAAAGATGCTTGATGCAATGCTTGGCTCACAATCAGATGATGAAGACTTCAGTGAGCCTTCAGATAGAGACCAAAAGAATGATGCTGATAGTGCTACATTTGAAACAAGGGATGAGTTTGAATATTTACGTTGCATTCGACGTCGTAACTTGGAGACTCTTCCACAACATCCATCTGTCATCAAATTCAGTGAACAAAATGGTTTCTTAAGATACGGAGCAGATGAACGAAGTGCCATTAAACGTTTCGAATTCCTTCAAGACCTGCTGTCTGATTGTGAACCGGTTGTAACAGATGCAGAAAGCAGTGACGATGAACGCAGTCCCAAGTCTAGTTTGGGTTCAATGGAAAAGCTAGAGACATCATCAGCATCCACCATTGATGCGGATCCTTCTCCCAAACGGTCTTTGTCTTCAGAGCGTATTGGGCAGCTTCTCAATGGAATGTCAGGGAGAACGTTTCTCTCATATAGTCAACCAAACATTAATGAAACTGCAAACTGTGAGAAAAAGGTGAGCAAAGTAGCAGTCATGTCAAAACACGCCACCTCTTTGACCACAGTTGTTGAGAATGGGCAAAGTCGGAGCACACGCTCCCCGCCTAGTCAAGCACCGTTGTCACCGTCACGATTGTCATACCTACTGTCAAGACAGAAGTCTCCTTCCCCTCAACGAGTTGTGGGTGAAGTTTCTTATGGTGTTACCATTCGAGATAACAGAGCTGCCCAACGCCTTAGCTTGTCTCCTGGGGAGCAACCACTAGACTTCACACCAGTAAATACACCAGAACCACCTCGGAGGAGCAGTAGCAGAAGCACATTGATATAG
- the LOC134193925 gene encoding uncharacterized protein LOC134193925 isoform X1 produces the protein MAMFKTCRLDQEKGRATIQSNGVSKPRARLTASDVNEMNSVDVQAGDLVRELARERQLRLEAERTARDLRIECDRFKVKIQETQKSFDKIHSALEKRSQDRLQIDTLKQEKEIQQQAYEINLSRLREQIKLLESQKATLQMQLEEQRFRPPVDGDRERSQLLLRIARLERGNSQLMNDMTTQRHQFDKCLDKFATQVTQALMEQKSLKRENNELHRRNAELVQMISCREGRLSRSSQDFSADLVNSIRTAQFDRLNGHPDANHPPGRFPKLESLPRRTFVTPPRRPPPKLKLRGSSEDVHGGSVKMKSPVGVPTPHSPGAGGVLPMRRVQSDQTPSLNDSDGRDNDNAYCVQMMHRTESIDSLSSECSDVPVINYWEMYQERQQRTVIPESLRQYGNTQRSNSENHTSGVMVDTQVAVNSRDVMNKSNFGSISPHGRDEASRFPAKAESITDLSDPATRAKMLDAMLGSQSDDEDFSEPSDRDQKNDADSATFETRDEFEYLRCIRRRNLETLPQHPSVIKFSEQNGFLRYGADERSAIKRFEFLQDLLSDCEPVVTDAESSDDERSPKSSLGSMEKLETSSASTIDADPSPKRSLSSERIGQLLNGMSGRTFLSYSQPNINETANCEKKVSKVAVMSKHATSLTTVVENGQSRSTRSPPSQAPLSPSRLSYLLSRQKSPSPQRVVGEVSYGVTIRDNRAAQRLSLSPGEQPLDFTPVNTPEPPRRSSSRSTLI, from the exons ATGGCCATGTTCAAG ACTTGCCGTTTAGATCAAGAGAAAGGTCGAGCGACAATCCAGTCGAATGGTGTGTCTAAACCGCGTGCACGTTTGACAGCTTCAGACGTCAATGAGATGAACTCTGTGGACGTGCAG GCTGGCGACTTGGTGCGAGAGCTAGCAAGAGAGCGACAGCTCAGGCTTGAGGCTGAACGCACTGCGAGGGACTTGAGGATCGAATGTGACAG GTTCAAGGTGAAGATACAAGAAACTCAGAAGAGTTTTGACAA AATTCACTCGGCCTTGGAAAAGAGGAGCCAAGATCGCCTGCAGATTGATACTTTGAAGCAGGAAAAAGAAATCCAACAACAGGCTTATGAG ATCAATTTATCTCGATTGAGGGAACAAATCAAACTGCTCGAATCTCAGAAAGCGACATTGCAGATGCAGCTCGAGGAACAGAGATTCAGGCCACCTGTTGATGGAGACAGAGAGAGATCTCAGCTCCTCTTGAGAATTGCTCGATTAGAG AGAGGAAATTCTCAGTTGATGAACGACATGACAACACAACGTCATCAATTTGACAAGTGTCTTGACAAG TTTGCTACGCAAGTTACTCAGGCACTTATGGAGCAAAAG AGCTTGAAACGAGAAAATAATGAACTTCACAGAAGGAATGCTGAACTTGTCCAAATGATCAGCTGTCGAGAAGGTCGTCTTAGCCGATCATCTCAG GATTTTAGTGCTGATTTAGTTAACAGCATCAGAACTGCTCAGTTTGATCGTTTGAATGGACATCCTGATGCAAACCATCCTCCTGGTCGTTTTCCCAAGTTGGAGAGTCTTCCTCGACGCACATTTGTTACGCCTCCACGTCGTCCTCCTCCAAAG CTAAAGTTGCGTGGTTCAAGTGAGGATGTTCATGGAGGTTCCGTAAAGATGAAG TCTCCAGTGGGTGTACCTACTCCACATAGTCCTGGTGCTGGAGGTGTTCTGCCTATGCGGAGAGTCCAAAGTGACCAAACACCCAGTCTGAATGATTCTGATGGTAGAGACAATGACAATGCATATTGTGTACAAATGATG CATCGGACTGAGAGCATCGACTCCTTGTCATCAGAATGTTCTGATGTCCCAGTCATCAACTATTGGGAGATGTATCAAGAGCGACAGCAGAGAACAGTCATTCCTGAGAGTTTACGTCAATACGGCAAT ACTCAGAGAAGCAACAGTGAGAATCATACATCTGGGGTGATGGTAGACACGCAGGTTGCAGTCAATAGTAGG GACGTAATGAATAAGAGCAACTTTGGGTCTATCTCTCCGCACGGTCGTGATGAAGCAAGCCGGTTTCCAGCTAAAGCAGAAAGTATCACAGATCTCTCAGATCCTGCT ACTCGTGCAAAGATGCTTGATGCAATGCTTGGCTCACAATCAGATGATGAAGACTTCAGTGAGCCTTCAGATAGAGACCAAAAGAATGATGCTGATAGTGCTACATTTGAAACAAGGGATGAGTTTGAATATTTACGTTGCATTCGACGTCGTAACTTGGAGACTCTTCCACAACATCCATCTGTCATCAAATTCAGTGAACAAAATGGTTTCTTAAGATACGGAGCAGATGAACGAAGTGCCATTAAACGTTTCGAATTCCTTCAAGACCTGCTGTCTGATTGTGAACCGGTTGTAACAGATGCAGAAAGCAGTGACGATGAACGCAGTCCCAAGTCTAGTTTGGGTTCAATGGAAAAGCTAGAGACATCATCAGCATCCACCATTGATGCGGATCCTTCTCCCAAACGGTCTTTGTCTTCAGAGCGTATTGGGCAGCTTCTCAATGGAATGTCAGGGAGAACGTTTCTCTCATATAGTCAACCAAACATTAATGAAACTGCAAACTGTGAGAAAAAGGTGAGCAAAGTAGCAGTCATGTCAAAACACGCCACCTCTTTGACCACAGTTGTTGAGAATGGGCAAAGTCGGAGCACACGCTCCCCGCCTAGTCAAGCACCGTTGTCACCGTCACGATTGTCATACCTACTGTCAAGACAGAAGTCTCCTTCCCCTCAACGAGTTGTGGGTGAAGTTTCTTATGGTGTTACCATTCGAGATAACAGAGCTGCCCAACGCCTTAGCTTGTCTCCTGGGGAGCAACCACTAGACTTCACACCAGTAAATACACCAGAACCACCTCGGAGGAGCAGTAGCAGAAGCACATTGATATAG
- the LOC134193940 gene encoding protein transport protein Sec61 subunit beta-like, protein MASKSSTSVGGGRAPSGASKAVAKSAGGAVRQRTKASTTSSKPKSVAAGSSGMLRFYTEDSPGIKVGPVPVMVMSILFIASVFLLHIWGKYSR, encoded by the exons ATG GCATCAAAGTCGTCTACCAGTGTTGGAGGTGGTCGTGCTCCAAGTGGGGCCTCCAAAGCGGTCGCAAAATCGGCCGGAGGCGCAGTGAGACAAAG GACGAAGGCCAGTACGACGAGCTCTAAACCCAAATCTGTTGCTGCTGGCAGCAGTGGCATGTTGAGGTTCTATACAGAAGACTCACCGGGAATCAAAGT TGGTCCTGTTCCTGTGATGGTGATGAGCATTCTGTTCATAGCGTCTGTCTTTTTGCTGCACATCTGGGGGAAATATAGTCGATGA